The DNA region TTATAGTGGAAGAACCAATCAGGTTGAACGAGCCTTTGAATTTTGATTATACAGCAAAGAGCCCAGTTGCATATGTGCCGATAATAAGGAGTCCAGGTGTGAACTGTGGTGGAGATAGTCAGGATCACATGGAGGTTGGAATGGTTGATGGAATGCGAGTTATCCCACTTAATCATAAGTTGCAGGTTACTGTTTCACTAACGTTGCCTGAGTCGGATTACAacagaaatttgggcatttTTCAGGTATGAGCCCAAGGACTTTtgttgttgatacttgatggaTTTTTTGCTGCTAGATACAGAATAGTGGTAATTGGAACTTCTTCTTAAGAGTTCATCAAAACATGGGTTCATTGACCTGATTGCCAAGTTATTGCTTTAGTTTATGCGTAAAAAGTTAATCCCTACACTTATGGAAGTAGCTTGACTGTGTACATGTATGCCATATTTGTTATGTTCTGTGCTTTCTGTGAGGATGGAGTTCTGTTGTAGATTCAGATGGAGGCTATAGTCTAGGCATTGTTTTCTATTGCAAAATGTTTATAAACTGCTATCGTCCAGATTAGTTTAATTAATATACACAAAGAGGAGTTGGAGCCTGAATTAGCTTTAGACATCTGATTTGCTGGCTGTGCATCTGGTTTGTGTATGACATGCCATAAGTTTTGAAGCTAGTGCATTTTCAATTGATATAAATTTAGAAAAAGCTGCATATGAAGAAGGAAGGGGGATCCGGGTTGGTGGGGTGTATGGGGAAGGGAGATAGTTCTAAGAAAAAAGTATATGTCTCGCGATGATTTGACATTAATTTATTTCTCCTGTCTAGTATCTATTTACCATGTTAACATGTCTGCTCCACCACTAGTTTCATTTGTCCGTGTCATCTATGGATTGAAGAACTTAGTATGATTAATTTCATTGATTCACTCCGGGTAGAAATTCAAGCCTACAACCTATTATAAAAACAAAGTTGAGATTTACATTGTCGACCAAACtaatgctctctctctctctctctctcttttttttttttttttttattaactgCTGACCAAAGTAATGCTCTCTACTAGAATTGGATGAATTGTTGGTCTGTTATGCATTTCCACACGTTCGGTCTTGCCTGGATGGTTTAgtaacttctttgtttcttacACCTGAAGGTGAGGGTGGATTTCCTCACTGCTAATGGTAAAGTGCTAGCTAGCTCCAGACGACCCTGTATGTTGCAATTCAAAAGCAGCCCTATACGCCTGTTATCTACTTTCCTTAGAGCTGCTCCTCTTGTCACCGGATATACATCAGAATCCCAAAAGTTGAAGGTAGACTTAAAGGGTTTCTCTGAAGGTATCATTCCAACTGCATGCTTGAGGGTGATCATTGAGCAACGAGCTGAATTCCACCCTGGAGGTGGAATTCCCGAAATATATGCGGCCTCTTCAACACTGGAGTCTGAACTTCCTTTTCTGAAAAGAATGCTATGGTATTGGAAGACAACATTGTTTGTGTGGGTTAGCATGACGTTGTTTACAATGGAATTCCTTTTCGCTCTTCTTTGCTGCAAACCTCTTATCATCCCAAGATTAAGATTGAGGCATGATTCTAACAGTCGTACTGGTTCCCAGAATAATCCACCCATTGAAAGGTAACTTATAGTTTGATCTCTTCAGATTATGCTGGCAGTTGACtcgttccttttttttttttttttgtacataacAGGTAAAGATAGGTGTCTGTTGATTCTTTTTCCCCGGTTGGAACTTAttttaacatatatacatagtgAATGGTTttttacttttgaaatttattccCTGAAAATATACATCCTCTCATGAACTTCTTCCAGTTTTGTTTGACAAGTATAACATTGTGTCGTGAAGTTTACAGATGTCAGATACTTCTGTTTCCTAGTTTCCTCTGCAAGCATCATTTAGAAACATCGCCGATGTAGTCATTTCCTGTATGGTCAGAGTTCTGGGAAATTTAATGTGGTTATGATACTACTGTCGTTAGTGTGCTCATGAGGGTATTTTCTTATGATAAAACCTCAAAATGATTCGTGCAGAGCCTCAATGGAAGAATATAATCTAAAGATTAGCTAACAGTAGATGTCCAGAATCTTACATATGGtagctgccaaatggttctaTCAGTTCTATAGGACTGCATAGAGGACTAGAAcagtgtttttttcttcttttcattaaGCTTTGTTTTGGGCTAATATTCTGCGGAAAGACTTAAACATGGGTCTGAGAAGTGGTTAATTCAATCAGACCGGGACAATAGTATTCGTCATTTAAACATCATTTTGGGCTAATCTTCGGAGGAAAGGAAAAAACTTAGTCACCTCATTGTAGGGCTTAACAAACCTCATGGCGTTATAGAACCAGGTACCAGCTATAGCTCCTGCTGTAGGACCCAACATGTATATCCATCGTTTCTTGTAACAATTTGATAAAATTGCTGGTCCCAGACTTTGTGCAGGATTCGTTGATGCCCCTGAAATAGGCCTGTTCATCACAATAGCAAATGTCTCCCGTTAGGCAAATTTGTATAGAAGAGTTAAGATTCCAAATAATACAACTAGAAACTGTTGCTATGACTCATCTATGAGGGTTGGCATCTGTACTACTCTTTTTTCTCCTTCCTAAAATCATGTTAAGTATTGTGTAGGTCCTTTCTGAAGTTCCCATTTATGTAACTTTCctcttaattttaaatttccatGCTGCAAGACATTATGTCAATTTCTTTAAGTGATATGGCTTCAAAATCAAACAGAGCATTTGGTTTCCGAATATGATAGCTTTAGAAATGCATTCTGGAATGGGTCCAAAGTATGTGGGAAAACAGAAGATATCTATTTAGCATACCCAGCAAGGGAGTTAATTATGACTAAGCTCCAATGACAAGTCCAGTGAGTTCTCCAACCTGCATCAGTAAACAGAGAGAAGGATAGAATAAGTGAAATTCTAAAGTCCTGGGACCTTCACATTTAAACAAGCAGTGATTACTAACACGTCGATTATTCACTGCCATGCCTGCAACAGCTAACATGAGATAGAAAGTGATCAAGAATTCTAATCCAAGAGACTGCAAATCTGAGCCAGCTGGAATTGTTCCCAGAAACTGAGGTTGCTCTTCCTTGAACATTAATCTCACAGTGCCAGTTGCTAGAGTTGCACCCGCGACTTGTGCTGATACATATGCTGGCACCTGAAAATAGAGTAGCTAAAACAATGACCAGAAACGTCCTTAAATATTTTTGGATGTTGTTAGTCCTTTCTTGCTCATGCCTGTTGTATTTTGGGTAACTGAGAATGGAGAAATTTAATGTCTCCATGCAATCCTCTTACATGTAGCAAAAACAATGGTAACAGCAGGGTTAAAATGGGCACCAGAAACTTGCCCAACAGTGTAAATCATAACCATCACATCCAAACCCCACAAAACTGCTATTCCTAGAAGATTCATGTTCTTGTTCACCACCATTGCAGCAGAACCAGCAAACATCAATAAGTAGGTGCCTAAAAGCTCTGCCACTAACTGcattgaaaagaaaatattattcatCAATCGGCTTCATATCATATGTGCTATATGCATGTTATTACATGGACAATTAGTTTGCCTTATATAACTGTCAATGGATGTGACATGGTTTCCGGTGTTTGTGGCTATAGGCCAGTCCAAGGAGACTCGCAACATGGTGCAAAACTATCTGCTTTTAGGTGcaagtttttttcaaaaatgcCTCACACCATTAAAAGTATCACTACCTTATATAAATAGCTCAGCTCGTTTTTCTTATCAACTTTCAATGTGAGACTTTGTTCGTACACCTAACAGTGGTACACTAAACCACTTGTTAGAAAGTGAAGGTACTTGTGTGGTACTTATGGCATTATCCACAATTTATAGCTCAAGTTGATGAAAGATAGATATCTACAATTTTCAAGATGTAAAGTCCTTTAGTAGAATGAAAATTAGTTATGTGAAGCATCAAAGAGTTGGAAGATTGAGTTTACCTTTTGCGTAAAGCTTATAGCTTCAGAGCAGCCTGAGGAAAGTGAGGAGGAATCACCAAGTTTCTTGGATGCTAAACATGGACAAGAAAGAATATGATGCACATTATCATCTTTGATATCTAAAGCTGTTGCATGACTGATTGTAATATCTGATATGTTAGCCATTCTTGAACTCTCGAGTATTAGAAAACTATGATTTCACTTATAATTCCCCTGTTTGgccaagaatttatttttttctttaaggtgaggttatttttcatgagatggtggaaatttggaatttgaaaaaaagtgaggtgtttggaaAACTTTTGAgatgaaaataataagaaaCCACAGTTTGCGAATGGAAAATGACCAATATGTTTAACTaacatgtaataaataaaaattaaaaaaagccAAAGGGTTTGagcaaaatactttttttttaaaagtccaAATGCTTTGAAAAAATACAAATTGTTCTCTTAAACACTTTTTAAAGTTCTGATGGTAAAACACTAAATTGCTATGTATACTCAAAGATCAAAAGATGTCAATCAagtcattttttaattaattacgaTCGTTTGGTAGGAGGATTAAAGTTTTcgccaaaagtgcttttttgaaaagtacttttaaattttttttttttttttaaaataagttgattttagaagcttggccaaacaggctattaattCCCCTCAGAATGTGGAGCTAGCTAGAAGGAATATATTGAGTTTTCTTTTAAGGTGAGGTGTGGGTGGGAGATCATGAGACGGTGGACGTTTGGAATTTGTAAACATGAATTGGCTACTAAGTTTTTTATTGCCCTTTTTGGAAACGCCACCTTTTCACCCTTGCTCATGTCAGTATTACAAAAGAAACCTTAGTTTGTGAATAGGAAAATGACCAATATGTTCAACTTTTATTATAGGTAAtaaacaaaaagtaaaaaaagccAAAGGGtttgaagaaaatgatgaaaaagtcCAAATGCTCAAACAGAAAATCCAATATTTTGTTCTCTTAATGCccataattttattatttgggTGGTTCTGATGGTAAAGTGATTGTGCCACTAAAGTTTCACTGAATTGCTGTGTATACTCAAAGATCTAAAGATGTCAATCAAGCGCATTTTAATTCTCTGATACATTGAACCTTCTCTTTTCCGCAGTTTTGGCTGCTACAGTCTAGAAGTTacagtttttctccatttttacATCTACGCCAAATTGTAAATTTTAAgcgtgtgtttggtatggaggaaatcattttttgagtaaatgttttttaattttcttatgtttaatcggtcaaaatatttttggaaaacttcTTCCCTTAAACCAAACTGGTCGTCTGTTGATTAATGCCTAAAAATCGGAAAATATAAGCTTCATGAGTGTATAATAAAAGTTGGCTTAGTTAAGCTTCTCCCCATCCCAACATCCCACTCCAGCCCCCAACCCGACCTCGACCCACCCCCCCATTGTTTAGATCATATGTAAATGCTCTTGGCACAATATTTTTCCTAAGTTCACCAAACATGGTGCATGCAGAAAATAAATGAGAAAGTCACATTGTTCTCCCAAGGAAAACATTCTAAGAAAACATTTACCTTCTTACCAAACACACTCTGAATTCGAATTACACGATATATTTTCTTGATGTAACATTGACCACGTATTTGATTATGTTAGAAACGAGAATTATAGATTTGGGAACGTCCTATTAGCTACTCTATTAATTTTAATCAGTATATAATTAGAATGGAGATGGTCAAGGAATCAAAATACTACCTTGGTGCAAACAAAATAtaacaatgaaataaattatTGCCAGAAACATCCAAGTACACAAGCTAGCTGCCAAAGATGCTGAGATTGTCGATCCTTTCTTACCATAAAAGGAAATATTCCCATAGGATTTCTCCAAGATTTTCCCAAAATTGTGGATATTCGAGAAAAGAAAAACGGTTTTCCTATGTGATGACTTTCTAAATTAGTTTCGCAATTCATCAGATACTTTACAGGACCAAAGTGGTCGTCTGTCACCTGATTAATGCCTAACAATGCAGTTGTCATCAGCCATATAAGTTATTGAGTGTATAATAAAGTTGGCTTAGTTGCCAAAAAGTTTTCCTTCTTTCGTTTCAAAGGTCTCAGTGACTGTGACCAGTCGTATTAATTGAAAGGAAACTTGCTAATGGTAATGAACGAGACAAAAGTTTTTCCCTAAGTTAACCAAAGTATAGTGCATGCACTACTACAAAGATAATAATGGGGTGaatgaatcaccactccaagaaTGGAAAAGGAGAGAACAagacatttatatatttttgcgAAAAAGACAACACCAAGCAAGCAATCAATTCAGAGAATATCATGTTTATCCTCTATCGCAAATTATGTTTTACTTGTTGTTTTCTTTGATTAATTCTTTGTCAgacattttcttaatatttttaagtaaagttaaaCTTGATATAGATTGTCAAGAAATCTAGTTATAACTGCAGGGAatcatcttatgattatgatgattGAACAGTCGAAACAGACTTCTTAACTTTAGGTAGTCAAAATAACAATAATTTACCCTTAATTTATCACCCCTTTTCCTCTTGCCGTTTAACTAATATGGGGTTGAATTCGCTAAATGAATCTTGCTGAACTATGCAAGTTGGGCCATTTGTCATGATTCTAGTACTCAGCTTATTATTGTTTGTCAAAATTCAACATTTTGAACTCAAATGATGCAATGTTACTTTAATCTTATTTCTatgatttttatgaaatttcccaATATTACAGTAATTGACTATGTACCATCTTATTTACAACAACTCTAAGTATCTTATTTCTAGATAATTTTTCTTCACTCAACATGTTACAATGTGGTACCCAAGTTGGTGAGAAAGTTGCAACAAAGTGACGTTTAAAGATGAAACAAATCCTTAAACTGTTAAACAAGCCACTGTAAATTCCAACGTTGACAAAATTAAAACTTCATTAGATTATTTTACAAATTACAACGAGTTTCTTTTTGTATACtttaaagaagactaattggaacagatttatcttttttttttttttaatctatttctcaaaagaagaaaaaaaaacaactttttctttttctaattggCGCCATTACGTGCTAGACTTTTGGACTTGAGAAAAGATCCACTTTTGGTAATCTCACGTAAAGGCTTATCAGTGAATCTGATGATGTTATAGACCCAAGCACCTGCTATGGCACCAGCTGTTGGGCCTAAAATGTAAACCCATAAACCTTTGTAATGACTTGACACTATTGCTGGGCCCAAACTCCTTGCTGGGTTCATTGATGCACCTGATATTGGCCTGTTCAATCCACCACATTATCCATACTTTATTAGAAAGAAGaacaataacataagtaatTTCTCTTAacaaattgatttttaattgGTATGACATTAATTCACGGTGAGATAGAGGAACCCTACTCTACTTCTATACGAGCTCTTtaaataccaaaaaagaaaaaaagagtccTGTTTTTGGTCAAAAgtatatagaaaaagaaaaaaggaattcGCTTTCTGAAACAAAAACCGTGTATTTTTTGTACACGAGGATGTACTCATGTACATGTAGTCACATTCTTATAGGCAAATGGTCAAAGATTTGGACACCCTCTATCCAAATATTTTAGGTCTTGTTCACACAATAAGATCTATGGTTatgtaagaataattaaaaaaaaactcaaaataaagaaaggaagatCACACATTTTgaagtaataataaaaaataaaaataaaaagagaaagcaATACGCAAATTACGTAATTACCCGGCAAACATCACATTAAGCAACACGGTTGCCCCCACAGCAAGACCAGCAAGTTCCCCAATCTGCAATAATTAACcacaacaaaaagaaattaagcaATCatgggataataatgatgtagAAGAGTCCACGTACAACTAAATAATTCAGATTATTGAACTAAGTCACAATCTCCTTACTAGTTTAATCATGATTATTGACTACACTTAACGTACAATGCCCCATTAGTGAATAACTTATTGTACATTAATAATTGCgagaagaaaaattaaattaatgcATTCACAAGAAAAGTACGTACGTAGTAAACTAGCTGGATTAATTGGCTATTCAAGATCTTGTTCTTAACTGTTTTTATTAAGTTTAAATATTAGACATTTAGAGTAATTAAAAAATGAGATTTAGAAAGAGGACTTACAGCTCTATTATCAGTAGCGACACCAGAAATGACaaacataagataaaatgtgattataaattcaagaacaagaGATTGAATGTCTGATCCAGAGGGTGAGGTTCCAACAAAGTGATCATGTTTCCCATTAAATATTAATCTTAGGGTCCCACTTGCCAAGGTTGATCCAATAACTTGAGCTGCCACGTATGCTGGTACCTGTCATATTATATGAAATAAATGCTTATTAGTTATAGGTTAGAAAAAAACAGTGAAACCCTTTAATGTTCTCAACTAATCAAAACTAACAAGACCTGGCAGTGTGGAAGTAATAAAACTTGGAAAgttttacaagaaaaaaaacttgGAAAAAGTCATATTGATCACTTCAAATCCGTGAGTCAATGTGTACGCGTaatgagaagaaataaattcaaatagtattgagttatatatataggctCGTAAAGTCGtaataataatagtcataataAAAATACATGAAGAATAGTCGTTATCTAAGTCTACAGACAGTATCATAACCAATGGTTTATTATTGCACATGAGATACTTGAACTAAATTTTACAACTAGGCTATACTTAAACTGTAAGTACCTTAATAAAGTACAAACCAACATTTTCTCATATGAAAACTAATTTTCTATTTACATTGCAAAATTGTGACTCGCAGCGGAGGCATGATTTTTCATAAGAGATTCATTATCTATTGTATACGtaaaaagaagagaattgaCATGATACACACATAGTATTTTCTGACAAAGGTTCCAGCTCAAACCCTGATTGTGACGAATCATTTAGGGCCTGTttagtaattggaattggtgtaatttgtacagcctagtaattacacaagtTGTAATTTTGTAATTacggtgtaattacaagcgtgttgtttggttgcaccGGTGTAATTACACGCGATtcagtttaattttaaaaataaaatttaattataaaaaatttaaaattaatattcaaaaaatattgcctttataaatgatattaaattgttatttaataacacattgtttcttgaaaatatattaattaatatatataaactaatatgtaacaaaaataattgatatatatattttcaaattaatatttaattttaattaattataaaacttaaaagaagacttttttgtgagaacgtcatggattagatgtttgacaaaaaaataatattaataaatataatgccataacattattcaaatgtttgacacaaaaaatccatcaaatgtaagtgaaaattaaacaacatgcaatgtgaaagcaaataacttaaaattggaaatataacctaaattcaaaatccaaaagaaaaagttatattactcttatgtcaaattccaacaaactaacaaataattcaaaagaaaggaaaatataagtatataacttaattcacaatgaaattctacttttgATAACGTCCCGTTATATttcaagtttaatgactcattctttccaatattaagaggtgtagtttcaaatattagaataataacaaggttatgctaaatgaataaaataaaaaaaataaaaaaatacgagcaattacatggaaccacaagaggtaaaggttgggaatgagaagaaagaaaatgaaaaataaataatataaaaagaaaaatacattttaaaaaataaaaataattcaaaagtaaaaataaaaaagaaattaaaatgatagaaataaaaaaatattaaaaataaaaaaaattaaaataatagaaattaaaaataaaaagaaattaaagtaaaaaaaataaacaaactaaaaagttaCCTGTAATTACGGGGGTAATTACCCAATTCTCGGCCCcctttgagaattggagagtatTATACTGTCAATTCTTACCTGATGAAATTTTGGTCACAAattaattacacccaattccaattacctgggtggctttccaaacaggcccttaggTATTTGTACTTTGtgaattgtgatgtatatataaacATGGTATAGGCATTGTCACCCATATAAGTAGAAGTTTGAGAACATTATATTACTACCTCAAACTAACAAAATGATTACTCCCAccgtcccaatttgtttgaaggttTGATCAGTTTGGGGAGTCAACCAGTTTTTTCT from Lycium ferocissimum isolate CSIRO_LF1 chromosome 2, AGI_CSIRO_Lferr_CH_V1, whole genome shotgun sequence includes:
- the LOC132043566 gene encoding aquaporin NIP1-1-like; this encodes MGDQQIAAGANGNHRSVSLNIGDDDFNNKNSANSASHHQDSSSSSTCNFVTLPFIQKIIAETLGTYFLIFAGCGSVAVNADKGMVTFPGISIVWGLVVMVMVYSVGHISGAHFNPAVTIAFASNKRFPWKQVPAYVAAQVIGSTLASGTLRLIFNGKHDHFVGTSPSGSDIQSLVLEFIITFYLMFVISGVATDNRAIGELAGLAVGATVLLNVMFAGPISGASMNPARSLGPAIVSSHYKGLWVYILGPTAGAIAGAWVYNIIRFTDKPLREITKSGSFLKSKSLARNGAN